The sequence below is a genomic window from Lolium perenne isolate Kyuss_39 chromosome 7, Kyuss_2.0, whole genome shotgun sequence.
TAGGTAAATTCTAGGGTTTGCGCATTGGGGACATTTCTCAAAATAGTGTCGACTAAATTTGGTTTCCCTATTTTATATTACAAGGAAAGGTACTACTCATCGAAGAGGAAGGGACTAAATCAGCGATGACAATTAAATACGAGAAGATAGAACTGGAGGTACGAACCGCTGATATCATCCACAAACACAAGATCGTAGACAAGGAGTCTAGGTTAAAGATAAGTAAGATCAAAATATATGCACTCGAGAAGGAAACGTGCCTATGATGGCTATTCGCAACTATTGTTATCCTAGATGTGATTATCGACACATTGTTCAGATTAATGGTAGGATTATTGAGAAACACGAGATAGTCGTATGATGGGTTCACTTGTATGTTATGGATTCTATATCAATCTTATGCATAACAAGTGCCCTTTATTGAAAAAAATGTTCAGTTACGGATGGAGTCATTGAGAATGGCTCCACTCTGCTCCAACGACTATTTTACAAGAGACCACGGTGCTATCTTTCAACTCTATTACAATGGCTATTTTCCAAGCGTTATATATGCTCCCTCAGTCGCATACCAACTCACACTCCATCGCTCCCCGTCGAACCACCACTTTTTCATTCTTGTCAAACTACCTCCCCATCTCCATGCTTTGTCCACTGGCTTGTTCCAAGCGTTGATCATATTTATCTTGGAGAGATCTGACTAGAGCAAGCCGTGGGTAAAGCCTTGGGATGGGCAGAATCATCGGAACCACCACCAACACCTCTCCCTTCACACACTTGTAACTCCGTTCATTGTTCTCTCCGGGAGATGGCTGATAGGTGTTCTTAGTTAGAAGAAGATCACGATGTTAGAGAAATCGCACGGATGTGCAATCGGAGCCAAGCGTAGACGAAGCCAAACAGTGGTGCCACCGTTCGCCGCCACCAGCCGTAGAGGAAGTgacaaagaggaggaggaggaggaggaggaggaggaggagaagctgATTCTAATTAGTTTAGGTTTTCAAATATATTGTAATTCTTCTCATAGTAAATCGTGTCAGTAGTTTGTATAAAATCTTGTTCAGCTCACTTGATTGTCAAGAAAAATAGACATGAGTCAGCTCAGCTGATTGTCCAAAAAAAATTAACGTACTTCTttcgattcatattacttaaCACTAGTATAGATTTTTTTTCTTCAATAAAGACACTAGTATAGATATATCTAGATACATTTTAATTGTAGATATATTTGTTTTAGCATCAAGTTATATGGACAGAAAAGTAGTGTTTTTGTTACATGTCTGTGTTATGTTCGTGCCCAGACCAAAACGTTTGCTGGCCCCATCCAAGCCGATATTCACAAGGCGCATGCTCATgggcttgtttttttttttttttgaatctcAGCAGGAGAGCTGCTGGTTTCATATATAGCAGGAGAAAAAAAACTGTACAGAAAGCAAAACGGTGGTGACCCACCGCCAGTTTAGGGTCTACTCTCGCCTTACAAGGTGTCGCGCACCGGCGAGCACCCAACTATTAGCCTCGTCCGCAATGAGGTGGACTAACCCCGAAACACTCAACTCCTTATTACAAAAAACTCGTCTGTTCCTCTCACGCCAAAGTTCCCACGCCACAAGGATGGTCAGCGAGGCGGCCCGGCGATCGGTGCCTGCGAGCTTGGATACCGCCCAGGAAAGGGCTAAGTCGTCGGCGTCCGGGGCCCGAATGGCCGGGTAGGAGAGCGAAAAGGCGGAGCGCTCCCAAACTTCCCTAGACCAAGGGCACTCAGCGAAGAGGTGCGCCGGGGTCTCCAGGTTCCGCCGGCAAAGAGCGCAAAAGTACTGATTAGGCATCCTGAAACGTAGGAGCCTATCAGCTGTGAAGACCCGGCGCTGCAACAAAAGCCACATGAAGAACTTGCACTTTGGAGGTGCCCAAGCCGGCCAAATATGGCGTAGAGGGGACTTCGCGCTCCCGTCAAATTGCAAGGCgtaggcggaggaggcggagtaaACCCCAGAGGCGGACTTCCACCTGAAGATGTCCTCGACCTGTGGGTCAATGTTGCACCCACGCACCACCTGGCGAAGGGCGACGAAGTCCAACAGCAGCTGAGGGGAGACCCTCCCACGCAGGTCAGTGAGCCAGTGGTCATCATCTAAAGCATCCGCCACCGTCTTGTTCTTGCGTCTTGAGGCCTCGAAGAGCAAGGGCCACTGCCTCCTCAGTGGTTCCCCGGCCCAGCTATCGGACCAGAAACTTGTCGCGGAATGGAGGTTGTGGAATGGAGGTTGGTATATGTGTTGCTATGCCCATCCATGATGTGCTCAGGCCGCAAAATCGATTGACATTGGCATGTACGGAGCCTATGCGTGTCACAATTCCAATTATCATTTTTTTTTCAGTTCTCACGTTTCATAAACATTCTAGCAGGGGCCAAATAGAAAAGACAGCAGACCCCAAGgcctgatttttttcaaaatggggtatacctcggcttctgcatcatgatggtGCTCACGGCCATTTATTAGAAAGGATTCAAAATCGTATCTTTTACAACTCATGCATCACCGaggattgatacaaaaatcaacaaTCGGAAACAACACATACTATGACTACACATCAACATAGCCTTCTAGTATGTCGtcaaccagcctggcacaagatatcctaaaTGATCATCATGAGCCGTGTACATCCAGAAGCCATGGCATCCCACTGCCCCTCCGGAGAGAGTAGGGTCCAAAGCTGAACCCAATAGAAACCCAAGGTCTGATTCCACCTACAGAAATTAGATTCGTCGGTTCAGCAGTTCAGGTCATGCTTTTGTTTCTCGCCGGCCGTCCCTAGGCACCAATGTCTGAAATTTCATTCGGGTTAGCTAATTTAGATAAACTTTCTTAGGATGTTATTGTAATTAATCATTTAAATGGTGCGAGTCACATCTAATGTTTATGCTACAAATAATTATTTCGTTAAGATATTTCGCATGCAATCACTATGAATTAACATGTTTTCATTCTCTTCACACTTCATGAGGCTACAACTGTATCCTTGAAATCCCATCTTTTGCGGGTTGCGAATCTGGTTAAATATAAGTTATAAGTTATTTAAAAGTATATCATCCAAAAGTTCTTTGAAATATGCATCCATTCATATACTTTGCAATGAGCTCTTTTGGCTCGATGATGTGCTACCTCCCGTTTGTTGTATTCTCCTGGAAAAGTTGTTTTATGTTGTTGAATTCATGGTACTGCAATGTTGTTTGAGAGGCAAATGAAGTGTTGCTGTAGAGAGCGTCAAAGTGTGTTCTAAAAGCTGTTGGAGTGAGTTCATAACCGTTGCTCCTTTTCTTTTTTAGCTCATGTTAACATCCAGTTAAAGGTGTTAGTAGAAATAGAAAACCGAGCAAACTTTGGGTGGTAGTTTTCTAAAGACCAAACTTCCAGTTGTATTTTTCTAAAGTGTGGATCTTTTAATGGTATCGAATCGATTTTTCCCTAGTGGGAGATAAGACCGGGACGTCCACACCACACCTATGTAAAATCTCTGCGTGGCTCAACATGGCTTTCTATATTTGTACCTAGCAGCGCAGCTCACAAACGCCATGAGATTCAGGCAGCCTAGTCCAGCCATCATCCAGAAGAATCGGTCTAGATGCCCCTCGTTCAGATTGTCGGGGATCCACCCTGGCCGGCCGCTGGTAGTCGTCGCCCACTGCACGACCGTAAGTAGGAAGGAGCTGAGGTAGTCGCCAGCCGCTACCACAAGGAATCCAAGCGCCGTGCACACGGTCTTCATAGCCGGCGGCGCCTGGCTGTAGAAGAAATCGAACTGCCCGATGGTGGTGAGCACCCCGCCAACACCCACCAGCGCGTACTGCGGCGCTTGCCACAACTCGCTTATCTTCTTCCGCGGCGCCGCGCGGAGGCGCACCGTCTCGACTACCGCCGCCGCGGCCATGGCAAGCACGGGCATGGTGAGGCCAGCGCCGATCCTTCGCAGATCCGATACGCCCTTCCCTCTCCCGGTGAGACGCCTGGCCAACGGCACGAACGCCCAGTCGTAGAGCGGGACCAGGACGATGACGGTAAGCACTTCGAAGGTGGACATGGACGCGGGCGGTACATGCACGGTGCCAACGGTGGCGTCCATCGACATGCCCTGCTCCAAGAACGTCGACGAAACCTGCGCCGACGCGGCGTAGAAGAACACGATGGTCGCCCAGAGCGGCAGCATCCGCACGAGAATCTTGAGCTCCTCCACTTGTGTCACGACGCACAGCCTCCACGGGCTGCACGGAGCTGGGGCAGCTGCCTCCTTGTCCGAAACCGCGACAATGGCGGCTTTGTCAAAGAATCTGATCAAGTAAGAAACAACAGAGATGCAGCTCGAGTCAAGAACGTTATTGAACAAGGAATTGTCAGAGAGTTCACTCATTGAACTAACTGACCGGAGATCAGTGGTGTGATCGATCCTCTGAACTCCCTTCATGTCACTGTCGTATTCCGGCAGCTCATACAAGAGAGAGCTATCGGCCGGTGGGTCAATACCAGAGTTCCTGACGGCGGCGACGACAACCTGGCAGACTCTGGTGAGGGGGCTACCTCGGGTTGGCTGAAATCTGTACGTCCGTGACGCCGCAACAAAGCAGAAGAGCCCGACGGCCAGGACGGCCACCGGGATGGTGAGGCCCAGCGCCCAGCCGTAGTGGTCCTGCACCCACACAATGGCGGTTCTGGATATGAGTGACGCGCAGTTCGTGTTGAACACGTACCAGTTGAAGAAGGAGCCTTTGTGCAGGCGCTCCAACGGGTCACCATCGTCGAACTGGTCGGCGCCGAAGGACATCAGGCACGGCCGGAGGCCGCCTAGCCCGATGGCGATCATGTAGAGGCCGAGAAACATGACGAACTCCTGAACCGATACCATGTTCGATGACGTAAATGACGCGCCGTTCTTGACGAGGAGTGGCAGGTACGCTGAGAGAGCTGTCATGATCATGCCCTGTCCAAAACAGAGAGGTCGAATATCTCAAATTGGAGATGACAAGATGCCAAGATGGATGCAGACTGCGGCGTGCGGTTTGATCATTGATTGAGGACTTGAGGACAAGACTGTTGGAAGGCGATTTAGGAACGTACCGCGACGCCGACGGAGCAGGAGACAACCATGGTGCGGTACTTTCCCCAGTAGGAGTCGGCGATGACGGCGCCGGCGAGCGGCATGACGAAGCACGTGGCCTGCCAGGTGGACAGGTTCCTCGCGGCGGCGACGTTGCTCTGGCCCAGGACGCCGGTGAGGTACGTGACGAGGTTGGACGAGATGCCGTAGAATGCGAGGCAATAGCAGAAATCTGTACCTGCGCATCACCGTCGTCCAAGAAGCAGCCGGACAAGAGTAAGACTATattgagcatcgcacgaggagtagtttTTGAGAACAGCCGAAAATAGCAAGAAATTAATCCATAGTTGAAATCCATCTCAACAGGAAGAAGAAGCTTACCGAGAATTGAGCGGCATCCTCGCCATCCACCCGTGCGATGCTTCAGCGCCGGGTTGCCATCGAAATCAAGGGACCCGTCGGTAGTGTATTCCTCTTGTACCTGCCCCAGAATTTTTTTGAGCAGAGGGGACTGGGAGAGAGAAAAGAATTTATCACGGGGGAGgcagaggagaggagagggagacGAGACCTGGAGAAGGGCCGCCGTGTGCTCGCCGGCGGAGGCCATGGGGAGAGCTGGGGAGCGTTCGACTTTCCCTTGTCCGATGCTGCAGTTGGCTAGTGCAGTGGGTGAAGATTACTCTACACTAATCTCGTGGTTGGCCTCTGCCGGGCGTCTTGGAATTTGGAATGGCTACAAATGATTCGGTAGCTCCTTGCAAACATTTCCTGATTATTTTTGAGACTGAGAGCGACAGGAACAGAGGCTTGTCTGAAATCGGGATAGGGCAAAGAGTTTTTGTACGTGAAGATTACTTCTAGAATTTGATTTTTCTAAAACTAATAATTTTCAAATAAAGGACACGTAGACAGTACACATACACAAACACATACGCAAATACTAAGGTGTATCTTTATGTTTTGATAAGAAAAAAATTATGGTGGACTAAATAATTTTTAAAACAGTTTATGAAAAATCCCAATCCAAAAAGTGCATGTTAGATGAATCATTTCGATAATAATTAGTTTATATAAGAATGGATAGGCCCATTAGGCTAAGAGAACTGAGCTCCAACTCAGTGGTAAGGCAAGacgagtgcgcagccagcccactCGGGTTCGAATCCCATCACGCGGTAATTTCGCGGGAGGGATGAACTTTAATTGGATTATTATCCTAGCGTCCATCCGCGGAGAGAGTCTCATTTCACCTCATTTCACCTAACAACGTATAGTcaagggagggatcattcccccgttggtcaacgtttATTAGGCTAGCTCGTCCTCTTCGGACTAGCCCGCTTTGTGCAGCAGAGAACCGTTTTTCCTTCTTCTAAAGCTTGAATTATGAAGTTACTTTCAGATTGTAGGTGAAGTTATACCCAGTTAAAAGTGCAGAAATTTTGAACAGCGCTTCTTGAGTCGTCTGACGGCCGCACCGGATTGCCAGAATCTGATGTCGCGCGATTGTGGAGATCGAACTGAATATGTTGTGTGCACGTACGGCAAACAGACTTCCACGAACCGTTGCTAGCCGGTGGACATTATTAAGGTTGCTAGCAGTAATCTGTACATTATTCAGGTTGCTACAAACAGACTCTCGTAGCTAGCTAGGCTGGTTTCTACAAGCAGTCTGTACATTATTCAGGTTGCTACAAACATGGTCAATACTGGTCGACCAGCAGCCAGCCTAGTTGTTAGACTTAGTATTGTAGGCCAACTGTGTAATCCATGCCGTATTGATATAGAACTTCATTGTACACCATTATATATATACTAGaaggataccccgcgcgttgcagcggaaaTTTCTTCGATAACTCTATTTTGTAAAAAAACAAAAGGATATAAGTTAATTGGAATAGGATGTTATTTGTAGAAACATGCATGATTCAATTGGCGTAAATAGTCAAGAGGCTAACTAAAAAAAACTGACTAATTGGATATGTAGTGGGTGGCTAAAAGTTGATGATGTGGATAATTGGATGGCTTAAAAATAGATGATGTGGCTTGCATGTAGAGTATTAATGAATGTTAGTGGGGGATGACATGGACAATTGGATGGCTAATAAAATGGATgatgtggatagcttgcatgtcGAGATAGACAACTTAAATGACCCTCTAGTGGGGTTTTGCTTTATAAGAGATATAGATGAGATAGGCCACCCCATAGAGGGTTGAGCCACTTCCCCCAAACCCTTTATTTTACATGGTATCAGCCTAAACTTAGATCCTCCCCACCccaaccgccaccgccgccgcgcccaaaaccctagggtcgcctcccccgccgccgcgccCAAAACCTTagggccgcctccgccgccgccgcgcccaaAACCCTAGGGCCGCCTCCGTCGCCGCTCTGTCTGCTTTCGCCTCggccgccgccagctccgggtctATCACCGCATCGCTTGCCGCCCTCCTCAACCTCTCGCCCCGCGATCCGGCTTCAACGGTGCCCCGGTGTTTCGGCACCACCGCAGTTGGTTCGATGTTCTCGGCTCCGATCTAGCCGACTACCGCGACAGCCGCGCTTACGCTCTCCGTCACCACGACGACGGtctcgcccgcgccgccgcccgtgGCCTCCACTGGCTCGTCCCCGACACTCGCCATCCTACCGGCGGTCTCGGGGGCCCTCGAAGCCCCGCCCGCGGCTGCGACTCCCACCGCCGTTAGGCCGCTTGCTGCCCCGGGCGCCGACTCAGTCGTGCTTTCCGGGCCGTTCCACTTCGACAACCTGATCACCATCCGACTCATGCCGGACAACTACTTGTTCTGGCGTGCCAAG
It includes:
- the LOC139833944 gene encoding uncharacterized protein; its protein translation is MAVSTIMMQKPSWAGEPLRRQWPLLFEASRRKNKTVADALDDDHWLTDLRGRVSPQLLLDFVALRQVVRGCNIDPQVEDIFRWKSASGVYSASSAYALQFDGSAKSPLRHIWPAWAPPKCKFFMWLLLQRRVFTADRLLRFRMPNQYFCALCRRNLETPAHLFAECPWSREVWERSAFSLSYPAIRAPDADDLALSWAVSKLAGTDRRAASLTILVAWELWRERNRRVFCNKELSVSGLVHLIADEANSWVLAGARHLVRRE
- the LOC127325848 gene encoding protein NRT1/ PTR FAMILY 8.3; this encodes MASAGEHTAALLQVQEEYTTDGSLDFDGNPALKHRTGGWRGCRSILGTDFCYCLAFYGISSNLVTYLTGVLGQSNVAAARNLSTWQATCFVMPLAGAVIADSYWGKYRTMVVSCSVGVAGMIMTALSAYLPLLVKNGASFTSSNMVSVQEFVMFLGLYMIAIGLGGLRPCLMSFGADQFDDGDPLERLHKGSFFNWYVFNTNCASLISRTAIVWVQDHYGWALGLTIPVAVLAVGLFCFVAASRTYRFQPTRGSPLTRVCQVVVAAVRNSGIDPPADSSLLYELPEYDSDMKGVQRIDHTTDLRFFDKAAIVAVSDKEAAAPAPCSPWRLCVVTQVEELKILVRMLPLWATIVFFYAASAQVSSTFLEQGMSMDATVGTVHVPPASMSTFEVLTVIVLVPLYDWAFVPLARRLTGRGKGVSDLRRIGAGLTMPVLAMAAAAVVETVRLRAAPRKKISELWQAPQYALVGVGGVLTTIGQFDFFYSQAPPAMKTVCTALGFLVVAAGDYLSSFLLTVVQWATTTSGRPGWIPDNLNEGHLDRFFWMMAGLGCLNLMAFVSCAARYKYRKPC